A stretch of DNA from Cannabis sativa cultivar Pink pepper isolate KNU-18-1 chromosome X, ASM2916894v1, whole genome shotgun sequence:
TCACACTTGAGAAAGTTCCCAGTAATGAAAATCCTGCTGATGCAGGCACAAAAGTGCTACCAGTGAGTAAATTCCAACACTGCTTGGATTTACTCAACATTGGTCCTGAATAATCCAACAGGATCACTCCCCCAAGTGTAGTTTATTGAATATGGTTCAGTTTAGAATGGATTAAGGTGGAATTTGTGGTAAATAATCCACTCTAAACAAAACCTGTTTTTTACCTCCACTGCTACTTGAAAGTCAGTTACTTTCAGTTACATCTCTTCAACTTGTATCAGTTATTTGTTAGTTAGTATGTTAGTTATTAACTAACTTCTGTTGAGCTGTTAAGAGCTGGACATGTCAGCATCTAACAGGTTATATATAGGCTCGATCTCTTTGGTGAAAGGGAGCagaaaagaaggagagaaaacaAGATACAGAGAGAGAGTTTAGAGAGATCAAGCAGATGAAACTTAAGTCTAGATTGGCTAAATTGCTCTAGTTTTGAGTGTTCTAGAGCCTAGAAAGACTAAGAGTGTTCATGATGATCTTGTACAGAAATTGGTGTTTGTAATTGCAAGTTCATAGTGGAGAAATCTCCTTGGGGGAGAGCTGGAGTAGGACTCAAGATTTGAGATCCGAACCAGGATAATTCTTTGTGTTTTTCTCTGTTTTTATGTTCAAGTTATTCTGTTTATGTTTCTGGTTTTGATAACTTAATAGTTGCTCATTATCTAACAAATTGATTGATCTGAATTAGTGTTGTTTGTTTACAACAGACAGGTATgcatatacatgtatatatattaatctaGTATGTATAATATTATAAACATATGATTATATGTATGACTATTgtttcaaataatttttgtgAAGCAACTTGCTTATGAATATGCTAGAAGAGGAGCTTTTTTAGCTTGAAGAAGTTACAACAACAGGTCGTAAATTAGGATCCCCAAGTGTTATTTCTATTGTTACAGATGTTTCTAAGATCCAAGATTGTAAGAGATTTATAGATGAAGTAGTTCATCACTTCGGCCGATgtaattaatcatttttttttctagctaattagaatttttgtcctctaaattttaacatataccAAATTTTGTAATCTGAATTTTTATAGCTGTTAAAAATtcttcctgaactattgagattgttagatttaaggacttttgtctaatttcatttaagttTCCTCAAGAGAAATCCTAAAACAATTATTGAGTCTGCATACAAATTTATGGCTATATTAAACTAATAGAAAACAGTTCCCATAACTCGTATGGTTTAAAAAAAGACAAATAATGTATTAGTCGTATCTAATATTTTTCTACATGTCAATATAGTTATTTGttcaattaagtatcgggtatcatataatttaatataataactgtTAAGAAATATCGTTAACCAATAATAACGCGACATGTTTAAAAGGTATTAGATACCACTAGTatctaataacaatgctctttaCAAAATTAGCCACTTTAATTAGATAGCATATTTGGACAAATCATCAAATCATTCTTTTTGGTGTTACTGCTATATATACACAACTATATGAGAATGAGACGGTAAAAGTCTAATATCTTTCTACAAGCTAATATCacaattagtataattaagtacTTGCTCTTATACcgtttaaatataataattttaaagaaGCGTCGCTAATCTAATCAATCACAAAACAACACATCTAGAAAACGTTAGATACCACTAGTACCAAATACTGTCGTCAACCATCAGTTGCTCTCTTTTGAGTGGTTCGTTTGTATGCtgttttttatttgtgtttgcCCGATTTGGCCTGATTTTGTTTGTGTAATCCTTCACTATAGCCCGTTACTCTGCTTCGTGTTGATCCGTTAGTGCTTTGGTTATGGCTTCAAGCAGCCATGTTGAGGAAATTGAAGAAAGATGGAAGAATATACAGCTTGCAGAAGAGGAGGACGATGAAGTTTTTTACGGAGATAATATTGAAGAGGATGTTGCTGAGGAATCAATAGATACCAGATGGTGTTTAGTAGGGAGGTTACTCACCGGGAAAGTCTCTGATTTTCGTGTTTTTCAAAACGTTATGGCGGATTTGTGGAAACTAGGGAGAGGAATGTACAAAAAACAACTTGATCAAAACTGATTCCTATTTCAGTTTTATCACGAGGTGGACATTCATCGAGTTATCACGGGTAGTCCATGGACTTACGATCGCAAACAAATTGTCATTGCTCGGTTAAAGGATGGCGACAACCCCAGAACTCTCAGTCTAAATACAATCGATTTATGGGTGCAAGTTCACGATCTGCAATCCGGTTTCTTCACTATGAAAGTTGTACGTGATGTCGGGAACTATGTAGGGACATTCATCGAATCTGATCCCAATAACTTTGTTGGCGTTTGGCGGGAATACCTTTGGGTGCGGGTGACCTTATCGTTGGACAAGCCATTGAAGAGAAGAATGAAGTTCCGAAAACGCGATGGCGAAAGTTTTTATGCTGTGTTCAAATACGAGTATGTACCAGTTTTTTGCTTTATCTGTGGCCACATGGGACTTCAGAAAGATACTGCCCACGGTTGTTCGATACTCCGGCCAGTTCTCTCGTGAAACCATACGGCATTGGCATGAAGGCTACACCACGACGGCATCAGCAGGTTGCTTCATCTCCTTTCCTCCGTTCAGGCAGAGCCACCACTGATTTCGTCCCAGAAGTCAATCCCTCAAATCGTGGAGATGATTTTGCCACCAAATCAGCAACGACTCCCAAATCAAATCCAGCATTTAATCTTGCAAAATCACATCCCAAACAAAAGGGAATTGTGATTTATGACAATCAAGAAGAGGATGAAGAATTGATAAATGCTGAACTTAAAAGGAAACGTTTTGCTATTGACAAAAGCAATCCTGTTATATTGGGTCAAAACTTGATACGTGGACATGGAATTGAGATTTCATCAAGTGGCAGTGAAGATAATATGGGCCCAATTGATGTTAATGAGAATATTGAGTCAAAAAATGTGAATGTGGTGGGTcttggttcccaagcccaccAAGAATTATGAGTTGTATCAGTTGGAATtgccgtgggcttgggaacccacggGCCTGTCAATTCCTAAAAGACATTGTTGTTCAAAAGAAACCCAATTTCATTTTTTTgtgtgaaactttttgtaaaaaGGAAGTggtagaaagaataaaagccCAATTAAGTTTTgaaggttgtttttgtgttgaggCCCAAGGTCATAAAGCTGGCATTGCTTTACTTTGGAAAGTCCAAGAGGAGGTTCGGCTTCTCCAGTACGGTCACAACTTCATTGATGCTGAAATTATTCAGCAACATTCAACTCCATGGCGTCTTACTGGTATCTACGGTGAGCCAAATAGGAGCTTGCGGTTCAACACATGGAAGCTTATTCATGATCTTGCTACTCTCTCTCAACTTCCATGGTGCTTAATTGGAGACCTTAACAATATTGGAAGCCAATCCGAAAAGAAAGGAGGCCGACCCTATCCGGCCGCCCTCATTTCTGGGTTCCAAGAAGTCTTACAGAGCTGTGATTTGATCGATCTTGAACTCCAGGGACATCCTTTTACTTGGGAACGTAGCAAAGGTACTTCTAATAGTGTTGAAATTAGTCTTGATAAAGCTCTTGTTTCTCATGTTTGGCTTCAATCTTTTCCACAAGCTACGCTCACTAATGGGGATTTTTCATCTTCGGATCACACCCCCATCTTTCTTGAACCAAAACCACCTTGGCTGCcaactaaaaaatatttttttcggtATGAAAATTGTTGGAGCCGAGAGCCTCTTTGCTCTCAGCTTGTTGAAGATTGCTTGAAAAATAATGCTATGCTCACTCTTGCTGAAAGAATCAAAGCCTGTAGCGTTGCTTTGGATTCATGGGGCCACACTCTTACCGGTAATTTCAAGAAGCGCCTCTCTAAAAGTAAGTAGAAATTATCTCTTTTGAAAGGTAGTACTGATGCTACTGATGTGCAAAACTTTATTACTGAGCAGACTAACTATTTTGAAATTCTAGCACAACAAGAGCTTTATTGGAAGCAAAGGTCTAAGCAACATTGGTTACATGGAGGAGATAAAAATAGCAAATATTTTCATGCCTATGCTAGCAACCGGAAACGTAATAATCAAATCCATTCTTTGCAAGATAGCCGTGGTGTTATGAAGGACTGGGATTCTGGGCTAGAAACTGTAATTTCAGATTACTTTTCTGAACTCTATACGGCCAATGCTACTCAACATTTTTTTGGTTGTTAATGGTGTTAACAGTTCGGTTGATATGGCCCAGAATAATGATCTTTTACAGCCCATCCAAGACGAGGAGGTCAAGCAAGCATTGTTTCAAATGCATCCTGACAAAGCGCCAGATCCTGATGGCATGGGTCCGGGTTTCTATCAAACTCATTGGGCTATAGTTGGTAAGGATGTTATTAAGTTTGTTAATGACTTTTTCATCTCAGGCAACTTTCCCTCTGGGATCAATGAAACTAATCTTGTTTTAATCCCGAAGAAGAAGAATTTCTCTTCTATGTCTGATCTTCGCCCTATTGCGTTATGTAATGTTCTTTACAAAGTGGCGGCTAAGGTTCTTGCTAATAGGATGCGACATATTATTGATAAGGTAATCTCCGATACACAAAGTGCTTTCATTCCTGGGCGTCTTATTTCTGACAATGTCATGGTGGCTTTTGAAATTATGCATtacttgaaaagaaaaatgaaagggAAAAAAGGCTACATGGCTCTTAAACTAGACATGAGCAAAGCCTATGATCGTGCTGAATGGGGTTATCTTCATGCTATAATGGCTAGAATGGGCTTTGCTGATAGATGGATAAATCTGATCATGCAATGTGTGTCTTCAGTCAGATATACCATTGTCCACAGCGGTCGCACTATTAGACCTATTGCTCCTACCCGTGGAATTCGTCAAGGGGACCCTCTCTCCACCTATCTCTTTATCATTTGTGTAGAAGGGTTCTCCTCTCTGATTCAACAATCCGAAACTAATGGCAGTCTGCGTGGTATTCGTGTTGCTCATCGTCCTCTTCCCATTACTCACATGCTTTTTGCTGACGATAGTTATTTGTTTTGCCAAGCTACAAATGAGGCAGCCAACACTCTTCTCCATATACTCCACTTCTTTGAGATTGCTTCTGGTCAGAAAGTCAATGCATCAAAGTCTAACGTCTTCTTCAGTCCAAATACAAGCTCCTCTGCTCGTGATAGTATCTGTAGCATTCTGGGCATGGTTGAAGCTTCTGAAGGTAGCCATTATTTAGGCCTTTTCAATATCATTGGCCGAAATAAAAATGCTATTATGGGGTTCCTCAAAAATAAGGTTATCAATCGGCTGAACACTTGGCACGACAAGTTTCTTTCTAGAGCGGGCAAGGAAATTCTTCTCAAAACGGTAATTCAATCTCTCCCTACTTATGCCATGAGCGTGTTTCTAATTCCTAGTGGTACTATTGATGAGATTGAAAAACTTATGGCTCGGTTCTGGTGGAAAACAAGCTCAAGCAAATGGAATGGAATTATATGGATGTCATGGGAGAGAATGGCTACTCACAAACACAATGGGGGAATGGGCTTTCGACATTTAAGTGACTTCAACCTTGCTATGCTTGCTAAACAAGGGTGGAGACTCTTATGTAACCCAAACTCTCTTGCTAGCCGGGTTTATAAAGCAAAATATTTCCCTAATTCCGACTTCCTACGAGCGGATCTTGGATCCAACCCCAGCTTTATTTGGCGCAGTATCTGGAGCGCCCAAAAGCTCATCAAATTAGGAGCTCGACGCACTATCCGAACTGGTATACACACTAGCATCCTTGACCATCCATGGCTCCCCGACAAGGACAATCTGTATGTCACGACAACCAATCCTGGGCTCTCAAACCAGTCAGTTTCTGCTCTTTTATCGATTGATTCCTGCAGCTGGGATCATGATCTTGTCACTGATATGTTTAACCATCGAGATGCTCCATTGATCCTCGGTCCCCCGCTGAGTTCTAGTAATCTTGACGATGACTGCTGGTATTGGACAGGCGAATCAAATGGGAGTTTTAGTGTTAGCAGTGCGTACTCTCTTTTGCAGCAAAGTAAGCACCCTCGGCCAGCGGCTAACAACTTTGGATTTTGGAAAGAGTTGTGGCAGCTGAAAATACCTCCAAAGGTTAAGACTATGTTGTGGCGTGCCGTCACAAACTGCCTCCCCACATGCCTAAACCTTGTCATCAAACATGTGAATGTCTCTGTCCTTTGTCCCATGTGTGATGGCCAACCCGAAAACACTTCTCATGCTTTGATTGAGTGCCCACTAGCTGCTGCATGCTAGCAGCATATTGGAGTTCCACTACCGACATCCCCAGGTACTTTCACATCATGGCTTGAACTTACATTTTCTTCTAACACAGCCGAAAACATGTGTAGTATTGCTATGATATGTTGGGCTCTGTGGAAAGCAAGAAATTAAAAAGTATGGAAGCACCAAACATCCTCTTTGAATGAAGTTATGGTATCTGCAACTACTTCTCTTGATCATTGGAGAAAAGCTCAAGACACTACTTCTCTATCATCTATATTTCTCAACAACATGGGTGATAGAAATGAGCTTTGGGTCAAACCGGCGTTGGAAACAATCAAGATTAATGTTGATGCCGCTTCT
This window harbors:
- the LOC115715121 gene encoding uncharacterized protein LOC115715121, producing MKATPRRHQQVASSPFLRSGRATTDFVPEVNPSNRGDDFATKSATTPKSNPAFNLAKSHPKQKGIVIYDNQEEDEELINAELKRKRFAIDKSNPVILGQNLIRGHGIEISSSGSEDNMGPIDVNENIESKNVNVEVVERIKAQLSFEGCFCVEAQGHKAGIALLWKVQEEVRLLQYGHNFIDAEIIQQHSTPWRLTGIYGEPNRSLRFNTWKLIHDLATLSQLPWCLIGDLNNIGSQSEKKGGRPYPAALISGFQEVLQSCDLIDLELQGHPFTWERSKGTSNSVEISLDKALVSHVWLQSFPQATLTNGDFSSSDHTPIFLEPKPPWLPTKKYFFRYENCWSREPLCSQLVEDCLKNNAMLTLAERIKACSVALDSWGHTLTGNFKKRLSKTQQELYWKQRSKQHWLHGGDKNSKYFHAYASNRKRNNQIHSLQDSRGVMKDWDSGLETNNDLLQPIQDEEVKQALFQMHPDKAPDPDGMGPGFYQTHWAIVGKDVIKFVNDFFISGNFPSGINETNLVLIPKKKNFSSMSDLRPIALCNVLYKVAAKVLANRMRHIIDKVISDTQSAFIPGRLISDNVMVAFEIMHYLKRKMKGKKGYMALKLDMSKAYDRAEWGYLHAIMARMGFADRWINLIMQCVSSVRYTIVHSGRTIRPIAPTRGIRQGDPLSTYLFIICVEGFSSLIQQSETNGSLRGIRVAHRPLPITHMLFADDSYLFCQATNEAANTLLHILHFFEIASGQKVNASKSNVFFSPNTSSSARDSICSILGMVEASEGSHYLGLFNIIGRNKNAIMGFLKNKVINRLNTWHDKFLSRAGKEILLKTVIQSLPTYAMSVFLIPSGTIDEIEKLMARFWWKTSSSKWNGIIWMSWERMATHKHNGGMGFRHLSDFNLAMLAKQGWRLLCNPNSLASRVYKAKYFPNSDFLRADLGSNPSFIWRSIWSAQKLIKLGARRTIRTGIHTSILDHPWLPDKDNLYVTTTNPGLSNQSVSALLSIDSCSWDHDLVTDMFNHRDAPLILGPPLSSSNLDDDCWYWTGESNGSFSVSSAYSLLQQSKHPRPAANNFGFWKELWQLKIPPKVKTMLWRAVTNCLPTCLNLVIKHVNVSVLCPMCDGQPENTSHALIECPLAAAC